From Longimicrobiaceae bacterium, the proteins below share one genomic window:
- the glgX gene encoding glycogen debranching protein GlgX — translation MPRKILPGRRDPLGATYDGNGVNFALFSLNATKVELCLFSAGRRPAEKERIPLPEVTGHVWHGYLKGIRPGQLYGYRVDGPYEPGSGLRFNPNKLLIDPYARALYGEVDWSQPVFSYPLGHPDEDLAFDEGDDAPGVPKGVVIANDFDWEGDRPPRTPWHRTIIYETHVRGLTMRHPDVPRRLRGTYAGLASPHILDYLTSLGVTAVELLPVHAFPDDSYLLEKGLRNYWGYNTINFFAPQARYASAKRRGEEVREFKEMVKALHRAGLEVILDVVYNHTAEGNHLGPTLSFKGIDNPAYYRLVEDDPRYYMDYTGTGNSLNAQSPEVLKLIMDSLRYWVQEMHVDGFRFDLASALARELHDVDRLGSFFDVIHQDPVLADVKLIAEPWDVGPGGYQVGNFPVIWTEWNGKYRDSARAFWKGDSGVMGELGYRLTGSSDLYSEDGRQPHASINFITAHDGFTLADLVSYNEKHNEANGEDNRDGHSDNLSWNCGVEGPTDDPETNALRARQQRNLLATLLLSQGVPMILGGDEIGRTQQGNNNAYCQDNEISWYDWDLDDRRRELLEFTRRLIRIRHSHPALRRRKFFQGRPIHGSEIHDISWLKPDGTEMTEAEWDAAWTRSMAVRLGGEALGELDPNGDPVEDDNLLVLLNAHHEPIDFTLPKAGAGAGWQPLIDTARTRQPEDEDPIPGGEVYRLEARALALFREVERRQSPRKR, via the coding sequence ATGCCACGAAAGATCCTGCCTGGCCGGCGCGACCCGCTGGGCGCCACCTATGACGGAAACGGGGTCAACTTCGCCCTCTTCTCCCTGAATGCCACCAAGGTGGAGCTCTGCCTCTTCTCCGCCGGGAGGCGGCCCGCAGAGAAGGAGCGCATCCCCCTTCCCGAAGTCACGGGACACGTCTGGCACGGATACCTGAAGGGTATCAGGCCGGGCCAGCTCTATGGCTACCGGGTTGATGGCCCGTACGAGCCCGGATCCGGTCTCCGCTTCAATCCCAACAAGCTCCTGATCGATCCGTACGCTCGGGCCCTGTACGGCGAAGTCGACTGGAGCCAGCCGGTCTTCAGCTATCCCCTTGGCCACCCGGACGAAGACCTCGCTTTCGACGAGGGCGATGACGCCCCGGGTGTACCCAAGGGGGTGGTGATCGCGAACGACTTCGACTGGGAGGGAGACCGGCCCCCGCGTACCCCCTGGCACCGCACGATCATCTACGAGACACACGTGCGCGGACTCACCATGCGCCACCCCGACGTACCCCGTCGACTGCGCGGCACGTACGCAGGTCTGGCCTCGCCCCACATACTCGACTACCTCACGAGTCTCGGCGTCACCGCGGTCGAGCTTCTCCCCGTACACGCCTTTCCGGACGACAGCTACCTGCTCGAGAAGGGACTACGTAACTACTGGGGCTACAACACCATCAACTTCTTCGCCCCGCAGGCGCGCTACGCCAGCGCCAAGCGGCGCGGAGAAGAGGTGCGGGAGTTCAAGGAGATGGTGAAGGCGCTCCACCGCGCCGGGCTCGAGGTGATCCTCGACGTGGTCTACAACCACACCGCCGAAGGGAACCACCTCGGACCCACCCTCTCCTTCAAGGGGATCGACAATCCCGCCTACTACCGTCTGGTGGAGGACGATCCCCGCTACTACATGGACTACACAGGCACCGGCAACAGCCTCAACGCCCAGTCACCCGAGGTGCTGAAGCTCATCATGGATTCCCTGCGCTACTGGGTGCAGGAGATGCACGTGGACGGCTTCCGCTTCGACCTCGCTTCGGCGCTGGCCCGCGAGCTGCACGACGTGGATCGATTGGGATCGTTCTTCGACGTCATCCACCAGGACCCCGTGCTGGCGGACGTAAAGCTCATCGCGGAACCCTGGGACGTGGGACCGGGCGGTTACCAGGTCGGCAACTTCCCCGTGATCTGGACCGAATGGAACGGGAAGTACCGTGATTCGGCGCGGGCGTTCTGGAAGGGGGACAGCGGCGTGATGGGCGAGCTGGGCTACCGGCTCACGGGAAGCAGCGACCTCTACAGCGAAGACGGGCGACAGCCGCACGCCAGCATCAACTTCATCACCGCCCACGACGGCTTCACCCTGGCCGACCTCGTCTCCTACAACGAGAAGCACAACGAGGCCAACGGTGAGGACAACCGGGACGGGCACAGCGACAACCTGTCCTGGAACTGCGGGGTCGAGGGACCCACGGACGACCCGGAGACGAACGCGCTCCGCGCTCGGCAGCAGCGCAACCTGCTGGCAACCCTGCTGCTCTCCCAGGGAGTACCGATGATTCTGGGCGGAGATGAGATCGGGCGAACCCAGCAAGGAAACAACAACGCGTACTGCCAGGACAACGAGATCAGCTGGTACGATTGGGACCTCGACGACCGCCGACGCGAGCTGCTGGAGTTCACCCGGCGGCTCATACGGATCCGCCATTCCCATCCCGCGTTGCGTCGTCGCAAGTTCTTCCAGGGGCGACCGATCCACGGCTCCGAGATTCACGACATCAGCTGGCTCAAGCCGGACGGGACGGAGATGACCGAAGCGGAGTGGGATGCGGCCTGGACCCGCTCGATGGCGGTCCGTCTGGGCGGAGAGGCGCTCGGTGAGCTCGATCCGAACGGTGATCCGGTGGAGGACGACAACCTGCTCGTGCTGCTCAATGCTCACCACGAGCCGATCGATTTCACCCTTCCCAAGGCCGGAGCGGGCGCGGGCTGGCAGCCTCTCATCGACACGGCGCGGACGCGGCAGCCGGAGGATGAGGACCCGATTCCCGGTGGCGAAGTCTATCGACTGGAGGCGCGAGCGCTGGCGCTCTTCAGGGAGGTCGAGCGCCGGCAGAGCCCGAGGAAGCGCTGA
- a CDS encoding penicillin-binding transpeptidase domain-containing protein, which produces MSAHRNNAPPSNWPRFRLRRWLLLGAFLLAAGAVLGRAFQLQALEHERWAAEALEQQQERVPLPARRGGIYDRDGEPLALSYETYRVSVAPRELRDAEAARDLLVEALGVSRRVAERAVDPERRWVVLPGRYSAEQRVKVGRVAGIYFERDLERFYPQGEVGRELVGVVTRDGRALGGVEQYFDDVLSGVQGYSVLRRDARGRTHPALSLPVVPPVDGSDVRLTIDLDLQEIADDALRTAIEQANASGGDLVLLDVNTGEILAAASRRGGRARTLTAITEPYEPGSTLKPLFAGALLAEGRATRHDSVYTENGRWTLAGRTITDTHAMEWASLEEVIRESSNIGIVKFATRLTPGEQYRYLRDYGFGTPTGVAYPSESSGRLRRPQQWSRLSPASLAMGYEISVTPLQLAAAYAAVANGGVLMEPYLVREIRDASGRVIERREPRALRRVLPEWAAEQVTEMLAKVVEDGTATRAAIDNFKVAGKTGTSRRTGPNGRYLPGSYTASFVGYFPVEDPQVVILVKIDEPRGDYYGGLTAAPVTRETLQGILASRSSAVHLARLVGTTALATPGASALIRGTTPPERPAEPAYVLDLDDIPETAPDTTTRSVRVPQLVGLPLREAARRSHAAGLLVRLRGSGLVEWTEPAAGETVAIGDTILLVGRNR; this is translated from the coding sequence ATGAGCGCGCACCGCAACAACGCGCCTCCCTCGAACTGGCCACGCTTCCGGCTGCGCCGCTGGCTCCTGTTGGGCGCTTTTCTGCTCGCCGCCGGTGCTGTGCTGGGACGCGCATTCCAGCTGCAGGCGCTCGAACACGAAAGATGGGCGGCGGAAGCGCTGGAGCAGCAGCAGGAGCGGGTCCCGCTTCCTGCCCGGCGCGGCGGCATCTACGACCGGGATGGGGAACCGCTCGCTCTCAGCTACGAGACTTACCGTGTATCCGTGGCACCGCGGGAGCTTCGCGACGCGGAGGCGGCGCGCGACCTCCTGGTGGAGGCGCTGGGGGTTTCCCGCCGCGTCGCGGAGCGTGCGGTGGACCCGGAACGCCGCTGGGTGGTGCTGCCCGGTCGCTACTCCGCCGAGCAGCGCGTGAAAGTCGGACGTGTGGCCGGCATCTATTTCGAGCGCGACCTCGAGCGCTTCTACCCGCAGGGTGAGGTCGGGCGCGAGCTGGTCGGCGTGGTCACGCGGGACGGCCGGGCGCTGGGTGGGGTGGAACAGTATTTCGACGACGTGCTCAGCGGCGTTCAGGGGTATTCCGTGCTCCGGCGCGACGCCCGGGGCAGAACCCACCCCGCGCTCTCGCTGCCGGTGGTCCCGCCGGTTGACGGGTCGGATGTGCGGCTGACGATCGATCTGGACCTGCAGGAGATTGCGGACGACGCGCTGCGTACCGCCATCGAACAGGCCAATGCCTCCGGCGGCGACCTGGTGCTGCTCGACGTGAATACCGGCGAGATTCTCGCCGCCGCCTCTCGCCGCGGGGGAAGGGCCCGGACCCTGACCGCTATTACAGAGCCGTATGAACCCGGATCCACGTTGAAGCCGCTGTTCGCTGGAGCTCTCCTCGCGGAAGGCCGTGCGACGCGCCACGATTCGGTCTACACGGAGAACGGAAGATGGACGCTCGCAGGGCGAACGATCACAGACACGCACGCGATGGAGTGGGCCTCGCTCGAGGAGGTGATCCGCGAGTCGAGCAACATCGGCATCGTGAAGTTCGCGACGCGGCTCACCCCCGGCGAGCAGTACCGCTATCTGCGCGACTATGGCTTCGGCACGCCCACGGGCGTGGCCTATCCCTCGGAATCGTCGGGACGGCTCCGCAGGCCGCAGCAGTGGTCGCGCCTGAGCCCCGCCAGCCTGGCCATGGGGTACGAGATCTCGGTGACCCCCCTGCAGCTCGCCGCGGCCTACGCCGCGGTAGCGAACGGGGGGGTGCTGATGGAGCCTTACCTGGTGCGAGAGATCCGTGACGCGAGCGGGCGGGTGATCGAGCGCAGGGAGCCGCGGGCGCTCCGGCGCGTGCTGCCCGAATGGGCCGCCGAGCAGGTAACCGAGATGCTGGCCAAAGTGGTGGAGGACGGAACCGCCACGCGCGCCGCGATCGACAACTTCAAGGTTGCCGGAAAAACCGGTACATCGCGACGCACAGGACCCAATGGGAGATACCTGCCCGGTAGCTACACCGCTTCCTTCGTCGGGTACTTCCCCGTGGAGGACCCGCAGGTCGTGATCCTGGTCAAGATCGACGAGCCGCGCGGCGACTATTACGGCGGCCTCACTGCCGCCCCCGTGACCCGCGAGACGCTCCAGGGGATCCTCGCCAGCCGGTCCTCGGCCGTTCACCTCGCCCGGCTGGTTGGCACGACCGCACTCGCCACCCCCGGCGCTTCGGCGCTGATCCGGGGGACCACGCCGCCCGAGCGGCCCGCGGAGCCGGCGTACGTGCTCGACCTGGACGACATCCCAGAGACGGCTCCCGATACGACGACTCGCAGCGTGCGTGTGCCCCAGCTGGTCGGCTTGCCGTTGCGTGAAGCGGCCCGGCGGAGTCACGCGGCCGGTCTCCTGGTGCGCCTGCGAGGTTCCGGTCTGGTGGAGTGGACCGAGCCGGCCGCGGGCGAGACGGTCGCCATCGGCGACACCATTCTGCTGGTGGGGAGGAACCGGTGA
- the rsmH gene encoding 16S rRNA (cytosine(1402)-N(4))-methyltransferase RsmH, translating to MSDATSYHVPVLVEEVMEILRPEAGGLFLDGTVGGGGHAEALLTRGPEARLIGVDRDPDAIAAASRRLERFGDRVRLVSAVYADAVAAAGIAPGSLQGALLDLGVSSHQVDEEARGFTFRAGAPLDMRMAAASRGEETAADLLARLSEEELANIFFRYGEERRARRLARTIVEMREREPLTRSEHLVEAIERSLIRPTAQDRARIFQALRIAVNKEIEGLERALPSLRDALASGGAFVVLSYHSLEDRLVKESFREWSRDCVCPPQLPVCVCGGKAMGKLITRKPIVASREEVERNPRARSVRLRAWRRA from the coding sequence ATGAGCGACGCGACCTCCTACCACGTACCGGTCCTGGTCGAGGAGGTAATGGAGATTCTGCGGCCGGAAGCGGGCGGACTCTTTCTGGATGGAACCGTGGGAGGCGGTGGACACGCCGAAGCGCTGCTCACTCGTGGCCCCGAGGCGCGGTTGATCGGGGTCGATCGCGATCCCGACGCCATCGCGGCTGCAAGCCGCCGGCTGGAACGCTTCGGCGACCGCGTGAGGCTCGTCTCCGCCGTGTATGCCGATGCGGTGGCCGCTGCAGGGATTGCGCCCGGGTCGTTGCAGGGAGCCCTCCTGGACCTGGGGGTCTCCTCGCACCAGGTCGACGAGGAGGCCCGTGGCTTCACCTTTCGCGCCGGGGCGCCGCTCGACATGCGGATGGCCGCGGCGAGTCGGGGCGAGGAGACCGCCGCCGATCTGCTCGCGCGCCTCTCCGAGGAGGAGCTCGCGAACATCTTCTTCCGCTACGGCGAGGAGCGCCGCGCGCGCCGGCTCGCCCGCACCATCGTGGAGATGCGCGAGCGAGAGCCGCTCACCCGCAGCGAGCACCTGGTCGAGGCGATCGAGCGATCGCTGATCCGGCCCACCGCCCAGGATCGCGCCCGCATCTTCCAGGCGCTTCGCATCGCGGTGAACAAGGAGATCGAGGGGCTGGAGCGCGCCCTCCCCTCCCTCCGCGACGCGCTGGCGAGTGGCGGCGCCTTCGTGGTGCTCTCCTACCATTCGCTGGAGGATCGACTGGTGAAGGAATCCTTCCGGGAATGGAGCCGAGACTGTGTGTGCCCACCCCAGCTCCCGGTCTGCGTCTGCGGCGGCAAGGCGATGGGAAAGCTGATCACGCGCAAGCCAATCGTCGCGAGCCGGGAAGAGGTGGAGCGCAACCCTCGCGCGCGTAGCGTGCGTCTGCGAGCGTGGAGGCGAGCATGA
- the mraZ gene encoding division/cell wall cluster transcriptional repressor MraZ — MSGFLGSYRHQIDEKGRLSLPAPFRRDTDERPLVLVQVHAQSLTLYPADTWSGVEERLLELLRRQPAARANVLAITANAVEVVPDRQGRILVPQRLLAAAGLTDSALLVGVIDRIEIWDPQRFEATLAERDQQFDRFTAQIFG, encoded by the coding sequence ATGAGCGGCTTCCTGGGGAGCTATCGACATCAGATCGATGAGAAGGGGAGGCTGAGCCTGCCCGCTCCATTTCGCCGCGATACAGACGAGCGCCCACTGGTACTGGTCCAGGTCCACGCCCAGTCGCTGACCCTCTACCCGGCCGACACCTGGTCGGGCGTCGAGGAACGCCTGCTCGAGCTCCTGCGACGTCAGCCTGCGGCCCGCGCCAACGTCCTCGCCATCACCGCCAACGCCGTCGAAGTCGTCCCCGATCGACAGGGTCGCATCCTGGTCCCGCAGCGCCTGCTTGCCGCTGCGGGGTTGACCGACTCGGCACTCCTCGTCGGCGTGATCGACCGCATCGAGATCTGGGATCCGCAGCGTTTCGAGGCGACGCTGGCGGAGCGGGACCAGCAGTTCGATCGGTTCACGGCGCAGATCTTCGGGTGA
- a CDS encoding tetratricopeptide repeat protein, protein MRRFVPRAVLGAALAIGAAACAAGTATSGPASEDAGGRYQVMIPDPTPQGGVSERDAQRVAALLRRQVSGMPTHVALDVERIRAAMQQYGVAALDSTTSRQLAQQLGAQNVLYLVLGQGGSGLSADAQFIDVASGDVIRLDDVSGANANELADSIFSALESSIEGLRQAAACNDQLASEQYERALAMCDSALAVVPSSTSALYGKATALLQLERYEEALAAYEELLQRENTHQDALLGAGLAASNLGRSEDARGYYNRYLELNPGNAQVRMRAATDIAGAGDYLSAYEVLQPVADQFQSDLEFQRFLFSLATAAGQQASNDGGEDAARPYFEAALQAYERAFSSDSVKPDISQIRQAIAVNMGLGRTDQALEMARQATVQYDTVASIWNQYATALADAGRHQEAIPAFTRVIELDPDYEDVYIRRAMAYLETGQQQEALADLQQAAQRGNTDNVARVLFAEGNEAMQATRYEDAEQLLEMAAQYATGELRAQILFFQGYAIFQQGNQIARANGTGAAGPARQALELFQRARPLVEAGSNAQKEQLLNSIDQYIANQEAIIRAAG, encoded by the coding sequence ATGCGACGTTTTGTTCCTCGCGCCGTACTGGGCGCGGCGCTGGCGATCGGCGCGGCCGCCTGCGCGGCGGGGACGGCGACCTCCGGCCCCGCCAGTGAGGATGCCGGGGGCCGTTACCAGGTCATGATCCCCGATCCGACGCCGCAGGGTGGCGTTTCGGAGCGAGACGCCCAGCGCGTCGCTGCGCTTCTTCGACGGCAGGTCAGTGGGATGCCCACGCACGTCGCCCTGGACGTGGAGCGAATCCGTGCCGCAATGCAGCAGTACGGAGTCGCGGCTCTGGACTCCACCACCTCCCGCCAGCTTGCTCAGCAGCTCGGAGCGCAGAACGTACTCTACCTGGTTCTGGGTCAGGGTGGATCGGGCCTCTCCGCCGATGCGCAGTTCATCGACGTGGCCAGCGGCGACGTGATCCGTCTCGATGACGTCTCCGGTGCGAACGCGAACGAGCTGGCCGACTCCATCTTCAGCGCGCTGGAATCCTCGATCGAGGGCCTCCGCCAGGCAGCGGCCTGCAACGATCAGCTGGCCAGCGAGCAGTACGAGCGGGCGCTGGCGATGTGTGATAGCGCGCTCGCGGTGGTGCCTTCGAGCACTTCGGCCCTCTACGGCAAGGCGACCGCACTCCTTCAGCTGGAGCGCTACGAGGAGGCGCTGGCGGCGTACGAGGAGCTGCTGCAGCGCGAGAATACGCACCAGGATGCGCTGCTCGGAGCGGGTCTGGCGGCGAGCAACCTCGGCCGCTCCGAGGATGCGCGCGGGTACTATAACCGTTACCTCGAGCTCAACCCTGGCAACGCCCAGGTGCGGATGAGGGCGGCGACCGACATCGCCGGGGCGGGGGACTATCTCTCCGCCTATGAGGTTCTGCAGCCCGTCGCGGATCAGTTCCAGAGCGATCTCGAGTTCCAGCGCTTCCTGTTCAGCCTCGCCACCGCGGCCGGGCAGCAGGCGTCGAACGATGGCGGTGAGGATGCGGCCCGTCCGTACTTCGAGGCGGCGCTGCAGGCGTACGAGCGCGCTTTCTCGAGCGACAGCGTCAAGCCCGACATCTCTCAGATCCGCCAGGCGATCGCGGTGAACATGGGTCTCGGGCGCACCGACCAGGCGCTGGAGATGGCTCGGCAGGCGACCGTTCAGTACGACACGGTGGCCTCGATCTGGAACCAGTACGCGACCGCACTCGCCGACGCCGGCCGCCACCAGGAGGCCATTCCGGCGTTCACGCGGGTCATCGAGCTCGATCCGGACTACGAGGACGTCTACATCCGTCGGGCCATGGCCTACCTGGAGACGGGACAGCAGCAGGAGGCGCTGGCGGACCTGCAGCAGGCGGCCCAGCGCGGCAACACCGATAACGTGGCGCGCGTGCTCTTCGCCGAGGGGAACGAGGCGATGCAGGCGACCCGCTATGAGGACGCCGAGCAGCTGTTGGAGATGGCCGCACAGTACGCTACCGGCGAGCTGCGCGCCCAGATCCTGTTCTTCCAGGGATACGCGATCTTCCAGCAGGGTAACCAGATCGCCCGGGCGAACGGCACCGGTGCGGCTGGCCCCGCGCGCCAGGCGCTCGAGCTCTTCCAGCGCGCCCGTCCGCTCGTCGAAGCGGGGTCGAACGCGCAGAAAGAGCAGCTCCTGAACTCGATCGATCAGTACATCGCGAACCAGGAAGCCATCATCCGCGCCGCCGGCTGA
- a CDS encoding diacylglycerol kinase family protein, with amino-acid sequence MKNLHVRNVTLSTESQVRITFIINESNTDTLERLRNSIQARRQAGDEVRARLTFEGGDAIWMAREACEQSCDLLIAAGGDGTINEVVNGIDQWMRASGAGREPPRLGIIPLGTANDLAGALEIPEEVEEAVEVAVGGGERLMDVARVEGRCFLNVSTGGFGAEATEEASTEAKRVLGPLAYLVTGVRKFVALEPLTARVSTAEGTIAEGRFLLFAVGNGRRTGGGNVLTPVADPSDGLLDLCLVREMSRVEFLRLLPQLRAGEHLGHPAVVYLQLPAFTLESDEELSVNADGEPISGRKFSYGVAEWKLAVKC; translated from the coding sequence GTGAAGAATTTGCACGTTCGCAACGTAACCCTCAGCACGGAGTCGCAGGTGCGCATCACCTTCATCATAAACGAGTCGAACACCGACACGCTCGAGCGGCTCAGGAACAGCATCCAGGCGCGTCGCCAGGCGGGAGACGAGGTTCGGGCGCGGCTCACCTTCGAGGGCGGCGATGCGATCTGGATGGCAAGAGAGGCGTGTGAGCAGAGCTGCGATCTGTTGATCGCGGCCGGCGGAGACGGGACCATCAACGAGGTGGTCAACGGGATCGACCAGTGGATGCGGGCAAGCGGTGCCGGCCGCGAGCCGCCCCGATTGGGCATCATTCCCCTGGGCACCGCCAACGATCTCGCCGGGGCGCTGGAGATTCCCGAGGAGGTGGAAGAAGCGGTGGAGGTCGCGGTCGGCGGAGGGGAGCGGCTGATGGACGTGGCCCGAGTGGAAGGAAGGTGCTTCCTGAACGTCTCCACCGGCGGGTTCGGTGCCGAGGCGACCGAGGAGGCCTCTACCGAGGCCAAGCGGGTTCTCGGTCCGCTCGCCTATCTGGTTACCGGTGTGCGCAAGTTCGTTGCGCTGGAACCGCTCACCGCTCGGGTGAGCACCGCCGAAGGAACGATCGCCGAGGGTCGCTTCCTGCTCTTCGCGGTCGGAAACGGGCGCCGCACGGGCGGAGGCAACGTCCTCACCCCGGTCGCCGATCCGTCCGACGGCTTGCTCGACCTCTGCCTCGTCCGGGAGATGTCGCGCGTGGAGTTCCTGCGGCTCCTGCCGCAGCTGCGCGCGGGAGAGCACCTCGGACACCCCGCGGTCGTCTACCTCCAACTCCCCGCCTTCACCCTGGAATCGGACGAGGAGCTGAGCGTGAACGCGGACGGCGAGCCGATCAGCGGACGGAAATTCAGCTACGGAGTGGCGGAGTGGAAGCTGGCAGTGAAATGCTGA